The Onthophagus taurus isolate NC chromosome 6, IU_Otau_3.0, whole genome shotgun sequence region AGCTTTACATTTCTATACGGACTTACTTCGTAGCTCGCCGCGGAAATAGGCGGGATTTTCCGGGATTTCTTCCACCTTTTCACTGCGAACTTCCCGATGGCACTTGATTCTCCGTGGCAGGGAACATTATGATCGCACAATGACACCAGTGAAATTGCCATCCCCATTATATCAagtcaaagaaaaattttgccaaaaaaaaagGGGTAATTCATGATGAAACTTTATTAAAGACatagaaaataatcatttctTTTCGTCGATTATCATCAATTCTTTTGccaaattatcgatgaaattaATTGTTCCTTTCATAATTGATTTTAGCTCTGATCTACTTGATATTATACCTTCTCTTGCAGCCAACGTCATTTTTAATAGACCATTGTAGGTGAGTATTGATAAAATCATTCCtgtcaacaaaaataaaataaaaaataattacaatggGTATTATCaagtaataaaatgtaatgaGACAGTTTGATGTGATAAAGCCGAGGTTGTCCAATATTATGACCAATTGTTtaaagatatatatatatatatattagtGGTGGAATGGATACCCGACAACTATCAGGTATTCGGCCTATCTgaccattttttaaatgataatatcaggtttttcTTTAGCAACGTCATTGTAACAATcaactttcagttcttgagaaataaatttttaaaatgatttttaaattttttcgaatttttcaattttcgccgattaagttttaaaaattcgtataaaatccatttcatggagtataagtatgaaaatatcccaaagtgtaaataagagtgtcctctttccaatgaaccaacacgttttgaaaaataacttttagtttctgagaaaacaatatttgaaattttgataaaattttcgatgttgcaattttcatcgataattttctaaattcgctataaaattaatttcttgaaggatccttgtggaaatatcatcaattattaattaaagtatcctctttttaatgcaaaaagccgttttgaaaaatcgcttttagttgttgagaaataaatttttgaaatggttgacaattttttcgaattttgcaattttcgccgattaagttttaaaaattcatataaaatccacttcttggaatatgaatatgaaaatatcccaaagtgtaaataagagtgtcctctttccaatgaaccaacacgttttgaaaaataacttttagtttctgagaaaacaatatttgaaattttgataaaattttcgatgttgcaattttcatcgataattttcaaaattcgctataaaattaatttcttgaaggatccttgtggaaatatcatcaattattaattaaagtatcctctttttaatgcaaaaagccgttttgaaaaatcgcttttagttgttgagaaataaatttttgaaatggttgacaattttttcgaattttgcaattttcgccgattaagttttaaaaattcgtataaaatccatttcttggaatataagtatgaaaatttcccaaagtgttaataagagtgtcctctttccaatgaactaaaccgttttgaaaaattacttttagtttctgagaaaacaatatttgaagttttgataaaattttcgatgttgcaatattttcatcgataattttcaaaattcgttataaaattaatttcttgaaggatccttgtggaaatatcaccaattattaattaaagtatcctctttttaatgcaaaaagccgttttaaaaaatcacttttagtttttgagaaataaatttttgaaataatcgataattttttagaattttgtaattttcgccgataaagttttaaaaattcgtataaaatccactttttggaatatgaatataaaaagttccaaaagtgttaataagagtgtcctctttccaatgaaacaacacgttttgaaaaataacttttagtttttgagaaaacaatataatatgaagttttgataacatttccGTTTTTACAactttcatcgataattttcaaaattcgctataaaattcatttcttgaaggatccttgtggaaatatcaccaattattaattaaagtgtcctctttttaatgcaacaagccgttttgaaaaatcgcttttagtttttgagatatggtcgacaatttgttcgaactttgcaattttcgccgattaagttttaaaaattcgtataaaatccacttcttggaatatgaatatgaaaagtttccaaagtgttaataagagtgtcctctttccaatgaaacaacacgttttgaaaaataacttttagtttttgagaaaacaatatatgaagttttgataaaatttttgtttttacaactttcatcaataattttcaaaattcgctataaaattcatttcttgaaggatccttatggaaatatcatcaattattaattaaagtatcctctttttaatgcaaaaagccgttttgaaaaatcacttttagtttttgagaaataaatttttgaaatgatcgaaaattttttcgatttttgcaattttcgccgattaagttttaaaaattcgtataaaattcatttcttgaaatatgagtatgaaaatttcccaaagtgttaataagagtgtcctctttccaatgaaataacacgttttgaaaaataatttttagtttttgagaaaacaatataatatgaagttttgataacattttcggtTTTACAACTTTcatggataattttcaaaattcgctataaaattcatttcttgaaggatccttgtggaaatatcaccaattattaattaaagtgtcctctttttaacgcaacaagccgttttgaaaaatcgcttttagtttttgagaaataaatttttgaaattcggGAAGCCGAATATCCGGTTTTTTCCGTTCCATCggtaatatatatatatatgttgtTGTGGTCGATCGGAGATTTCATCCGTTCTTCCTGTTGGTTCCCTTTGCAAAGGGGCAGACGTTTTGCCAAGATTACTAGGTGTTCCAGTTTTAGTTCGTCCTTTGAATTCCTGAAAGAAGCTTTTAGTTCTTGTTAGGTGTTGGAGATGTCATCTTTTTGTAGAAATTTTTCTATGCCATGACGTCAAGTCTCCTTAAGGATGCACGGTGATATTCACCCGTATGAAACGCGTGGGAGAGAAGACCTCTACCCAGACTTTGCGCGGTTATGCAAGACACAATCAGGTCCTATATACATGGgacaaaaattgtataatcACCTGCCACATAGTGTGAGAGCTCTTCCAGCGGACGAGTTGCTTGGGaagttaaaaacattcttgCTAAAGAAGGGATTCTATTCTATACGGGAATTCCTTGAGACCTCCGTAGACCTATGTATTTAGTGCTTGAGATTCATTTTCTCTTTTGTTGTATACTGTAATTTTGTGGTTTGTAGGGtcgttttattatattctatttaattaattgatattttgttgTACTACTGATTGACGAGTGTAAAGAGTGTAAGTTTCTTATTAGCACAATAAAGAGAAAGAGAATAAAGTCATGGCGGTCAGTTGTTCCGCCATGTAGTACGTATTTTTGGATGAATGGTGTTTAAGTATTCCTAAAAGTCATGGAGCTTTTCTTTTCCAAAAGGCCAAATGACAAAGATACCATCAACGTAGCGAATCCATAACTTGGGTTTGTATCTGGCTTCTCTTAACGCTTCTTTCTCTCAGTATATTATGAAGAGGTTGGCGATAACTGGGGATAGTGAAGAACTCATTTATGCTCCTTGTACTTGCTTGTAGATCTGGCCGTTGAATAGAGAGTAAGCATTATTGAGGCAGTGTTTGGCAAGGTCTATGATGTGGCTGGGTAAATCTTCGTTCTCTCTGATCTGTTTGAGGGCCTCTTCGATATTGATACTGGGATAGAGAGACTTGACATCGAAGCTTGCCAGAATGTCGCTCTCTTCGAGTTAAACATTGTCCAAGATTTGCGCGAAATGCTCTTGGCTAGatatttttcaagtttttgtAGCGGTGAGTTGAAGGTGCTGACGATGACCATAAAGTTTGAGGGGTTAGGGTTCTCTTGATCTCAGGGTCTATTGGAGATGAAGAACGGATGAAATCTCGGATCGACCACATCAACACATACTTCTCCATCCGTGAAGCACTAcgctttatttatatatatttcttacctttactacaaaataatggcataaaactaaaaacatcAACAATTGTATTTCCAAACATGCTCTCCTCTTTAATTTCAAgcatatttgaaaaatgtactATGTTCCTTGTAAAACAATCGTATTCATATGGTTTCTTAATCAACGGAATAGGTAAATAGTTCCATACATAATGAGCTAAAAATTCCACTAactgcaaaaaaaaagattttagataattataaatgaaattcaTGACTTACTTGTTCCCCCATTGATTCTCTACTATATCTATATTCTTGATTAACATATTTAACGATATTCAAGAACGATgaatgttttttctttaacgcTAAAACAACGGAAAGTGTTGTAtagcaattttttaattcgcaTTTGTAATTTcctttcaaaatttcttcgGTTTCCGAAAGATTTGCGCGAACGTTATGGAAGATATCAATCCTATCCCAGccacaacatttttctttcataaaaTCGGCAATGGCGGAATAAATCCCCGCTATTAATATGATCGAGAACGTCACGTGAGTGTatcttttgatttgttttataataggTACATATTTAACCGACCCTTCAATGTAAGTGGTTACAAATTGGCGGGGCCACGTTCTCAAAACGATGTTTGGCGACGCTAAGAATTTTATTGGGTTATCAAGAATGTAAGCTTCATCAAGATTTAATTTAGTGTTTTTACACCCACACGAAATACATCGAATCGGAGTATATTTATAATCGAACAAATACTTTTGTAACAATCCGATTAAATGATAACCGTCCACTAAGCAATGATTAACTCTCAACATTATCCCGAAGGATCGATGAGCAACTTTAAAATCCCATGCAATGGGTTGCTTAAAAATCACAATCTCCCATAAATTATCAGAAACTATATTATAACTTTCTAAATAATCCATCAATTTATTTCTGGTGATATATTTGCATCCACTCACGCTCATATCGCGTAATATATCTTTAGAAGTAAAATGTTCGTccaaataatattgataacCCCAACAAACGCACACTTTACTCGATAATTTTTGGTTCTCAATACACATCCGGTCAATAGTTAATTTAAGAAGCTTATAAAAATCGTGATATCTCCCGTGAATAAAAACAATCATCATCGTAACGATCCCCATTTTTTTATGATCGTAAGCTTCGAAAATCGCGGAATGCCCATCGAGCATCCCGCCGTATAACGACCCATGAGTCGCTTTTAAATGAATGTGaacgaaaaatttaaacaaaataaaaggaCTTATACACAATTGATATAAAACTAAACAAATAATGGATAAAGTCACGAAAAcgaagttaattaaaattttgtaaccCCAACAAGTATCGATTCTTTCCAAAGTAATCGGTGTCCAAATTAAATCCTACgacataaatataattaataaaattaatataattaatgaaaatttacctTTAGAATTGCGTAAAATAATAGAATTGAAGTGATAATAAATTTCATCATGATtacttaaatttattgattaaatgaggctaaaaatattgtaataatgagtaatgaaatattaatcaaaatgattaaaatgaCACAAATACAAGtaagaaaatgtcaaaaatatgaattatccacgtgaatttatttttaattatttttcagaTTAAACATCggaaaataataatccaaCGTAATCTATATCatctttttcctttttgtaGCATTGCAGCTTTCGTCGTTTCTTGATTTCTTTGCACCAAGCTTCAAATGTTTTACAAGGAGGTAAACGCAATCTTTTTCTTAAGACGCTCTCTCTCAAATGAAGATTATGAGTACCGATACCTTTGTAAATTGCAGAGCCATAAACGGGAGAaacctataaaaaaatatggtatgaataaaaatactaaaactactaaattcaataaataaaaagcttttgggatttttttgtttttatacttGTTTTGAATCACAGAAAAGTTTAAGCTAACCAAATCTACTTTGGATATGTATActaacgttgaataacaactaaaactagaactgaccCTAgtactagaacaaacactagacctagcctagaactagaatcattcaggtttagccgtacgtctcttaatacggctaaacccgaatgtttctaattctaggtctagtgttagttccagttttacatTAGTATTGttacaagaactaacactagacctagaactagaatcattcaggtttagccgtcttgagagacgtgcggctaaacccgaatgattctagttctaggtctcgtgttagttctagtttttgttGCTATTCAGTGTTGAATTGAGAAAATTGTATActtcataaatcataaaaatttgggttgatttaaaaaattattatctcaaagacgaatagagattttcaaatacagtTTGGTTCATGAAAAAGTGCACATCTTCTTCTATAAATGATGAATATTTCATCACAATATCTTaagatatcgattttttacaattttttaaagat contains the following coding sequences:
- the LOC111414286 gene encoding uncharacterized protein isoform X1, with translation MMKFIITSILLFYAILKDLIWTPITLERIDTCWGYKILINFVFVTLSIICLVLYQLCISPFILFKFFVHIHLKATHGSLYGGMLDGHSAIFEAYDHKKMGIVTMMIVFIHGRYHDFYKLLKLTIDRMCIENQKLSSKVCVCWGYQYYLDEHFTSKDILRDMSVSGCKYITRNKLMDYLESYNIVSDNLWEIVIFKQPIAWDFKVAHRSFGIMLRVNHCLVDGYHLIGLLQKYLFDYKYTPIRCISCGCKNTKLNLDEAYILDNPIKFLASPNIVLRTWPRQFVTTYIEGSVKYVPIIKQIKRYTHVTFSIILIAGIYSAIADFMKEKCCGWDRIDIFHNVRANLSETEEILKGNYKCELKNCYTTLSVVLALKKKHSSFLNIVKYVNQEYRYSRESMGEQLVEFLAHYVWNYLPIPLIKKPYEYDCFTRNIVHFSNMLEIKEESMFGNTIVDVFSFMPLFCSKGMILSILTYNGLLKMTLAAREGIISSRSELKSIMKGTINFIDNLAKELMIIDEKK
- the LOC111414286 gene encoding uncharacterized protein isoform X2; this encodes MMKFIITSILLFYAILKDLIWTPITLERIDTCWGYKILINFVFVTLSIICLVLYQLCISPFILFKFFVHIHLKATHGSLYGGMLDGHSAIFEAYDHKKMGIVTMMIVFIHGRYHDFYKLLKLTIDRMCIENQKLSSKVCVCWGYQYYLDEHFTSKDILRDMSVSGCKYITRNKLMDYLESYNIVSDNLWEIVIFKQPIAWDFKVAHRSFGIMLRVNHCLVDGYHLIGLLQKYLFDYKYTPIRCISCGCKNTKLNLDEAYILDNPIKFLASPNIVLRTWPRQFVTTYIEGSVKYVPIIKQIKRYTHVTFSIILIAGIYSAIADFMKEKCCGWDRIDIFHNVRANLSETEEILKGNYKCELKNCYTTLSVVLALKKKHSSFLNIVKYVNQEYRYSRESMGEQLVEFLAHYVWNYLPIPLIKKPYEYDCFTRNIVHFSNMLEIKEESMFGNTIVDVFSFMPLFCSKDPEIKRTLTPQTLWSSSAPSTHRYKNLKNI